From a region of the Streptomyces sp. NBC_00102 genome:
- a CDS encoding class F sortase, giving the protein MTLCATSSLVAGIVWVCGDPSDDATAHAARGSDAAGGGSPPFRRAPHRMPETIPESHVPLSPSRAVKVAIPAIYIEAPLVGLSLDAKGRLGAPPINRPKEAGWYQDGPSPGEAGTALIVGHRDTATGPAIFLNLNALRRGDAVKVLRADRRTAVFTVDTVKTYRKSEFPDDKVYGTTNRPELRLLTCGGRFDKKTGYSANVVVFAHLTSLTKTA; this is encoded by the coding sequence CTGACGCTGTGCGCGACCTCGTCCCTCGTGGCGGGCATCGTGTGGGTGTGCGGTGACCCGTCCGACGACGCGACGGCACACGCCGCCCGCGGCTCCGACGCCGCGGGCGGCGGGTCGCCACCGTTCCGCAGGGCCCCGCACCGGATGCCGGAGACCATCCCGGAATCCCACGTACCGCTGAGTCCCTCCCGGGCGGTGAAGGTCGCGATCCCCGCCATCTACATCGAGGCCCCGCTCGTCGGTCTGAGCCTCGACGCCAAGGGCCGCCTCGGTGCCCCGCCGATCAACCGGCCGAAGGAGGCGGGCTGGTACCAGGACGGGCCGTCCCCGGGAGAGGCCGGCACGGCCCTGATCGTCGGCCACCGGGACACCGCGACGGGACCCGCCATCTTCCTGAACCTGAACGCGCTGCGCAGGGGCGACGCCGTCAAGGTCCTGCGCGCGGACCGCAGGACCGCCGTCTTCACCGTCGACACCGTCAAGACCTACCGCAAGAGCGAGTTCCCCGACGACAAGGTCTACGGGACGACCAACCGCCCGGAACTGCGGCTGCTGACCTGCGGCGGACGCTTCGACAAGAAGACCGGCTACTCCGCCAACGTCGTCGTCTTCGCCCACCTCACCTCCCTCACGAAAACCGCCTGA
- a CDS encoding TMEM165/GDT1 family protein yields MHLDPLAIITAFGLIFLAELPDKTMFASLAMGTRMKPLYVWFGTSSAFIVHVAIAVGAGGLLGLLPDWIVKLVSALLFAFGAFMLLRGGGDDEDEDEAGKTVTGFWPVFGTAFMAVFIGEWGDLTQITTANLAASNGAWSVAIGSAAALMSVSALALLAGRFIAKRVPLKTVQRVGGVCMLGLAIWTATEIFTG; encoded by the coding sequence ATGCACCTCGACCCCCTGGCGATCATCACCGCCTTCGGGCTGATCTTCCTCGCCGAACTGCCGGACAAGACGATGTTCGCGTCGCTCGCCATGGGCACGCGCATGAAGCCCCTGTACGTCTGGTTCGGTACGTCGTCCGCGTTCATCGTCCATGTGGCCATCGCGGTCGGCGCGGGTGGTCTCCTCGGGCTGCTGCCCGACTGGATCGTCAAACTGGTCTCCGCCCTGCTCTTCGCCTTCGGCGCCTTCATGCTGCTGCGCGGCGGGGGCGACGACGAGGACGAGGACGAGGCGGGCAAGACCGTCACCGGTTTCTGGCCCGTCTTCGGGACGGCGTTCATGGCCGTCTTCATCGGTGAGTGGGGCGACCTCACCCAGATCACCACGGCCAACCTCGCCGCGAGCAACGGTGCCTGGTCGGTGGCGATCGGTTCCGCCGCCGCGCTGATGTCCGTCTCGGCCTTGGCGCTGCTGGCCGGGCGGTTCATCGCCAAGCGGGTGCCGCTCAAGACCGTCCAGCGGGTCGGCGGGGTGTGCATGCTCGGGCTGGCTATCTGGACGGCGACCGAGATCTTCACCGGCTGA
- a CDS encoding AlkA N-terminal domain-containing protein, whose protein sequence is MHTDTERCVRAVQSKDARFDGWFFTAVLTTRIYCRPSCPVVPPKVENMTFYPSAAACQQAGFRACKRCRPDTSPGSPEWNARADSVARAMRLIQDGVVDREGVPGLAARLGYSARQIERQLLAELGAGPLALARAQRAQTARVLIETTALPMAEVAFAAGFASIRTFNETVREVFALAPGELRTRAERGAKAASTPGVIALRLPFRAPLNPSNLFGHLAATAVPGVEEWRDGAYRRTLALPHGHGIVALSPRSDHIACRLQLTDPRDLTLAISRCRRLLDLDADPVAVDGQLRTDPLLAPLVDAAPGRRVPRTVDGAEFAVRAVLGQQVSTAAARTHAARLVTAYGKPVEDSEGGLTHLFPTPEALAGLDPEALALPRSRRTTLTTLVGALADGSLRLDAADTDWDEARAALSTLPGFGPWTVEVIAMRALGDPDAFCPTDLGIRRAAERLGLPSTPAALTARAAGWRPWRAYAVQYLWTVDGHAINHLPE, encoded by the coding sequence ATGCACACCGACACCGAGCGCTGCGTGCGGGCGGTCCAGTCCAAGGACGCCCGCTTCGACGGATGGTTCTTCACGGCGGTCCTGACCACCCGGATCTACTGCCGTCCCAGCTGCCCCGTCGTACCGCCCAAGGTCGAGAACATGACCTTCTACCCCAGCGCGGCAGCCTGCCAGCAGGCCGGGTTCCGGGCCTGCAAGCGCTGCCGCCCCGACACCAGCCCCGGGTCCCCGGAGTGGAACGCCCGAGCCGACTCGGTCGCCCGCGCCATGCGCCTCATCCAGGACGGAGTGGTCGACCGGGAGGGCGTCCCCGGCCTCGCCGCCCGCCTCGGCTACTCCGCCCGCCAGATCGAACGCCAGCTTCTGGCCGAGCTGGGAGCCGGACCGCTCGCCCTGGCCCGCGCCCAGCGGGCCCAGACCGCGCGGGTCCTCATCGAGACGACCGCGCTGCCGATGGCCGAAGTGGCGTTCGCCGCCGGGTTCGCCTCGATCCGCACCTTCAACGAAACCGTCCGCGAGGTCTTCGCCCTCGCCCCCGGAGAGCTGCGCACCCGCGCCGAACGCGGTGCCAAGGCCGCCTCGACACCCGGCGTGATCGCGCTGCGGCTGCCGTTCCGCGCCCCGCTCAACCCCAGCAACCTCTTCGGCCACCTCGCCGCGACAGCCGTCCCAGGCGTCGAGGAGTGGCGCGACGGCGCATACCGGCGCACCCTCGCCCTGCCGCACGGCCACGGCATCGTGGCGCTCTCCCCGCGCTCCGACCACATCGCCTGCCGCCTCCAGCTCACCGACCCCCGCGACCTCACCCTCGCCATCAGCCGCTGCCGCCGCCTCCTCGACCTGGACGCGGACCCGGTGGCCGTCGACGGCCAGCTGCGCACCGATCCGCTGCTCGCCCCCCTGGTGGACGCCGCGCCGGGACGCCGGGTGCCGCGCACGGTGGACGGCGCGGAGTTCGCCGTACGCGCGGTCCTCGGCCAGCAGGTCTCCACCGCCGCCGCCCGTACCCACGCGGCCCGCCTGGTCACGGCGTACGGGAAGCCCGTCGAGGACTCCGAGGGCGGGCTCACCCACCTCTTCCCGACGCCGGAGGCGCTGGCCGGGCTCGACCCCGAGGCGCTCGCCCTGCCCCGCAGCAGGCGCACCACGCTGACCACCCTCGTCGGAGCGCTGGCCGACGGCTCGCTGCGACTGGACGCCGCCGACACCGACTGGGACGAGGCCCGCGCCGCGCTGAGCACGCTGCCCGGCTTCGGACCGTGGACCGTGGAGGTGATCGCCATGCGCGCCCTCGGCGACCCGGACGCCTTCTGCCCCACCGACCTCGGCATCCGGCGCGCCGCCGAGCGGCTGGGGCTGCCGTCGACCCCGGCGGCGCTCACCGCGCGAGCCGCCGGATGGCGGCCGTGGCGGGCGTACGCCGTGCAGTACCTGTGGACCGTCGACGGGCACGCCATCAACCACCTGCCCGAATGA
- a CDS encoding NUDIX hydrolase, whose protein sequence is MTTTDDYATYIAGLPRILAGAACLFRDATGRVLLVEPNYRDGWALPGGTIESGTGEGPRAGARRETAEEIGLDLEPGQLLVVDWVRGPNRPPIAAYLFDGGVLSEERLAAIVLQEEELLSWKLVERSALPDHLLGTLLHRVLAALDALDSGTGAVELEDGRPVV, encoded by the coding sequence GTGACCACAACTGACGACTACGCCACCTACATCGCCGGCCTGCCCCGGATCCTGGCGGGCGCCGCCTGCCTCTTCCGCGACGCGACGGGCCGGGTGCTGCTGGTCGAGCCCAACTACCGGGACGGCTGGGCGCTGCCCGGCGGGACGATCGAGTCGGGCACCGGCGAGGGCCCCCGGGCGGGGGCGCGGCGCGAGACCGCCGAGGAGATCGGCCTCGACCTGGAGCCGGGCCAGCTCCTGGTGGTGGACTGGGTGCGCGGCCCGAACCGCCCTCCCATCGCGGCGTACCTGTTCGACGGCGGAGTGCTGAGCGAGGAGCGGCTGGCGGCGATCGTCCTCCAGGAGGAGGAGTTGCTCTCCTGGAAGCTGGTGGAGCGTTCCGCCCTCCCGGACCACCTCCTCGGGACGCTGCTGCACCGGGTGCTGGCGGCTCTCGACGCTCTCGACTCCGGTACCGGAGCGGTGGAGCTGGAGGACGGCAGGCCGGTCGTCTGA
- a CDS encoding helix-turn-helix domain-containing protein: MSRSEDEPARTLLGALLAGPVTPELSGRASAALDLPERGRYAVVALPAGGCGGDWCTGPGADRFLRHPGPERDFAVAALGDVEPTLVARRLNEMNAGRGGVGPAVGSLAELSTGRRLAEVALLACPPDGTTVVALEQCLPAALLAVQPELADHLVMGVLGTLLTLPRTERDLLVGTLDTWLECGGSAGRAAAALYCHRNTVLNRLRRLERLTARSLSRPRELVELTLALDALRLTPSRR, translated from the coding sequence ATGTCGCGGAGCGAGGACGAGCCGGCGCGGACGCTGCTCGGAGCGCTGCTGGCGGGTCCGGTGACACCGGAACTGTCCGGGCGGGCGTCCGCCGCGCTGGACTTGCCGGAGCGCGGGCGGTACGCCGTCGTGGCGCTGCCCGCAGGCGGGTGCGGCGGCGACTGGTGTACGGGCCCGGGGGCGGACCGGTTCCTCCGGCATCCCGGGCCGGAGCGGGACTTCGCGGTCGCGGCCCTCGGGGACGTCGAACCCACGCTTGTGGCGCGGCGGTTGAACGAGATGAACGCGGGGCGGGGCGGCGTGGGGCCCGCCGTCGGGAGCCTGGCCGAGCTGTCCACGGGCCGGCGGCTGGCCGAGGTGGCGCTGCTGGCCTGTCCGCCGGACGGGACCACCGTCGTGGCACTGGAACAGTGCCTGCCCGCGGCACTGCTGGCGGTTCAGCCGGAGCTGGCGGACCACTTGGTCATGGGCGTCCTGGGGACGCTGCTGACGCTCCCCAGGACCGAACGCGACCTGCTGGTGGGCACGTTGGACACGTGGCTGGAGTGCGGCGGATCGGCCGGGCGCGCGGCGGCCGCGCTGTACTGCCATCGCAACACGGTGCTCAACCGGCTTCGACGGCTGGAACGGCTGACCGCGAGGTCACTGTCCCGACCGCGCGAACTGGTCGAACTCACCCTCGCGTTGGACGCGCTCCGACTGACTCCGTCACGGCGGTGA
- a CDS encoding Sir2 family NAD-dependent protein deacetylase yields MTLVAILSGAGVSTDSGIPDYRGPNGLWTRDPEAEKLVTYDFYMADPDIRRRSWQMRRAAAALNARPNAAHRAVAELERSGTAVRVLTQNIDGLHQEAGLSARKVVELHGSDREVVCTRCHARSPMADALRRVEAGEGDPPCTACGGVLKSATVMFGERLDPEVLAKAVAIAQGCEVFVAVGTTLQVHPAAALAGLAADHGARLIIVNAEPTPYDDRAAEVVREPIGTALPALLERLAADGAGGTG; encoded by the coding sequence ATGACTCTCGTGGCGATCCTCAGCGGTGCCGGTGTCTCCACGGACTCGGGCATTCCCGACTACCGCGGCCCGAACGGGCTGTGGACGCGGGACCCGGAGGCCGAGAAGCTCGTCACCTACGACTTCTACATGGCCGATCCGGACATCCGCCGCCGCTCCTGGCAGATGCGCCGGGCCGCCGCCGCGTTGAACGCCCGCCCGAACGCGGCCCACCGCGCGGTGGCGGAGCTGGAACGGTCGGGCACCGCCGTGCGGGTACTCACGCAGAACATCGACGGTCTGCACCAGGAGGCCGGGCTCTCCGCCCGCAAGGTGGTCGAGCTCCATGGCAGCGACCGCGAGGTGGTCTGCACCCGGTGCCACGCCCGCTCCCCCATGGCCGACGCGCTGCGCCGGGTGGAGGCGGGCGAGGGCGACCCTCCGTGCACGGCCTGCGGGGGCGTCCTGAAGTCGGCGACCGTCATGTTCGGCGAGCGGCTGGACCCGGAGGTGCTGGCGAAGGCTGTGGCGATCGCCCAGGGGTGCGAGGTGTTCGTCGCGGTGGGCACGACGCTCCAGGTGCACCCGGCGGCCGCGCTCGCCGGTCTGGCCGCCGACCACGGGGCCCGGCTGATCATCGTGAACGCCGAGCCGACCCCGTACGACGACCGGGCCGCCGAGGTGGTGCGCGAGCCGATCGGTACGGCACTCCCGGCCCTGCTGGAACGGCTGGCGGCGGACGGGGCGGGCGGTACCGGCTGA
- a CDS encoding glycerate kinase has protein sequence MVTARVLVAADKFKGSLTAAQVAERVTGGLRRAVPGLHVETLPVADGGDGTVAAAIAAGFERREARVTGPLGEPVDAAYALRGTTAVVEMAEASGLQHLPQGVFAPLTATTHGSGELLRAALDDGARTIVFGVGGSATTDGGAGMLTALGARFLDEDGRPVGPGGGGLARIASADLSGLDPRLASVDLVLASDVDNPLTGPKGAPAVYGRQKGATDEDIAVLDAALSRYAAVLGPEQAALPGAGAAGGIGYGALVGLGARFRPGIEVMLDVLGFAPALARATLVVTGEGSLDEQTLHGKAPAGVAAAARAAGVEVVAVCGRLTLTAEELEKAGIARAYALADLEPDPAVSMAQAGPLLEQAAETIARDWLA, from the coding sequence ATGGTGACCGCGCGGGTGCTGGTCGCGGCGGACAAGTTCAAGGGGTCCCTCACCGCGGCGCAGGTCGCGGAGCGGGTGACCGGGGGACTGCGACGCGCCGTTCCCGGGCTGCACGTGGAGACGCTGCCCGTGGCGGACGGCGGTGACGGCACGGTCGCCGCCGCGATCGCCGCCGGATTCGAGCGCCGGGAAGCCCGGGTGACCGGTCCGCTCGGTGAGCCGGTCGACGCCGCGTACGCGCTGCGCGGCACCACGGCCGTGGTGGAGATGGCGGAGGCCTCCGGGCTCCAGCACCTGCCGCAGGGCGTGTTCGCCCCTCTCACCGCGACCACCCACGGCTCCGGCGAACTGCTGCGGGCCGCACTCGACGACGGCGCCCGGACCATCGTCTTCGGCGTGGGCGGCAGCGCCACCACGGACGGCGGCGCGGGCATGCTGACCGCGCTCGGGGCCCGGTTCCTGGACGAGGACGGCCGGCCGGTCGGACCCGGCGGTGGTGGGCTCGCCCGCATCGCCTCCGCGGACCTCTCCGGACTCGATCCGCGCCTCGCCTCCGTCGACCTCGTGCTCGCGAGCGACGTCGACAACCCGCTGACCGGCCCCAAGGGCGCCCCCGCGGTGTACGGACGCCAGAAGGGGGCCACCGACGAGGACATCGCGGTCCTGGACGCGGCGCTCTCCCGCTACGCGGCCGTGCTCGGACCCGAGCAGGCCGCGCTGCCCGGCGCCGGCGCGGCCGGTGGCATCGGTTACGGCGCGCTGGTGGGGCTGGGAGCCCGGTTCCGCCCCGGGATCGAGGTGATGCTGGACGTGCTGGGCTTCGCCCCCGCGCTGGCCCGCGCCACGCTCGTCGTCACCGGCGAAGGCTCGTTGGACGAGCAGACCCTGCACGGGAAGGCCCCGGCCGGAGTCGCGGCGGCGGCCCGTGCCGCCGGTGTGGAGGTCGTCGCGGTGTGCGGCCGACTGACCCTGACGGCCGAGGAGTTGGAGAAGGCGGGCATCGCGCGCGCCTACGCCCTGGCGGACCTGGAGCCCGACCCCGCCGTCTCCATGGCCCAGGCCGGCCCCCTGCTGGAGCAGGCGGCCGAAACCATCGCCCGCGACTGGCTCGCCTGA
- a CDS encoding methylated-DNA--[protein]-cysteine S-methyltransferase — protein MSTTVLPQVLPPTRTHTLLDSPYGPLTLVATDGVLSALYMTEHRHQPPRETFGEEVDGHAFAEAVRQLEEYFDGARTEFDLPLHLEGTPFQRTVWAELRRIPYGETLSYGELAGRLGKPGASRAVGLANGRNPVSIIVPCHRVIGASGSLTGYGGGLDRKQRLLAFERGTENDTPALF, from the coding sequence ATGAGCACCACCGTCCTCCCGCAGGTTCTCCCGCCCACCAGGACCCACACCCTGCTCGACAGCCCCTACGGCCCGCTCACCCTCGTCGCCACCGACGGAGTCCTCAGCGCTCTGTACATGACCGAGCACCGTCACCAGCCACCGCGCGAGACCTTCGGGGAGGAGGTGGACGGCCACGCCTTCGCCGAGGCCGTCCGCCAGCTGGAGGAGTACTTCGACGGGGCGCGCACCGAGTTCGACCTGCCGCTGCACCTGGAGGGCACCCCGTTCCAGCGGACCGTCTGGGCCGAGCTCCGGCGCATCCCGTACGGCGAGACCCTCTCCTACGGCGAGCTGGCCGGCAGGCTCGGCAAACCCGGCGCCTCCCGGGCCGTCGGCCTGGCCAACGGCCGCAACCCGGTCTCGATCATCGTCCCGTGCCACCGGGTCATCGGAGCGTCGGGGAGCCTCACCGGATACGGTGGCGGGCTCGACCGCAAGCAGCGCCTGCTCGCCTTCGAACGCGGCACGGAGAACGACACCCCGGCCCTCTTCTGA